One window of the Triticum dicoccoides isolate Atlit2015 ecotype Zavitan chromosome 3B, WEW_v2.0, whole genome shotgun sequence genome contains the following:
- the LOC119280974 gene encoding DNA-binding protein HEXBP-like codes for MKRWTKDARDNLPEHLKTYQKDVSMQVSKTFRHNIIYVKALEIVKLANKGVDHFQHGLAALDTLKKELESIEVVQETVHGTRSAVAVNNKPDQPNINHKDPESGNPTVVTKRSAHNSKQGLANAQPQTGDEFHETTELFPPEKKASKGRPKTKRFKAAGDSATRTNKCAICGSKDHFTRSCPCHLVGPVTSSDLEEDNFNQEEERDDQDKDVEVEETHVSMGSQRGSGSMTGKTNNQSAKRRCKNCGLEGHYTPKCPTYDGPKKPPKEVTCKKCFLGGHYASTCGGESSYKRKR; via the coding sequence ATGAAGAGATGGACAAAAGATGCCAGGGACAATCTTCCAGAACACTTGAAAACTTATCAGAAGGATGTGAGCATGCAAGTGTCGAAGACTTTCAGGCACAACATTATTTATGTTAAAGCATTGGAGATCGTTAAGTTGGCTAACAAGGGTGTTGATCATTTCCAGCATGGGCTGGCCGCCCTTGATACATTGAAAAAGGAATTGGAGTCAATTGAAGTAGTTCAAGAAACAGTTCATGGCACCCGCAGTGCAGTCGCCGTGAATAATAAACCAGATCAACCAAACATCAACCATAAAGATCCTGAGTCTGGAAACCCAACCGTAGTTACCAAGAGATCGGCGCACAATTCAAAGCAAGGTCTTGCTAATGCACAACCGCAAACAGGAGATGAATTCCATGAAACCACGGAATTATTTCCTCCCGAGAAGAAGGCCAGCAAGGGAAGACCAAAAACAAAGCGCTTCAAGGCAGCAGGTGATAGTGCAACCAGAACAAACAAGTGTGCAATATGTGGATCAAAGGACCATTTCACAAGGTCTTGCCCTTGCCACCTGGTGGGTCCAGTTACCTCAAGCGATTTAGAGGAGGACAATTTCAACCAAGAAGAAGAACGTGATGATCAAGATAAGGATGTTGAGGTGGAAGAAACACATGTCAGCATGGGAAGTCAGAGAGGAAGTGGGAGCATGACTGGCAAGACAAACAACCAATCTGCAAAGAGGAGGTGCAAAAACTGTGGGTTGGAAGGGCACTATACTCCTAAGTGTCCAACATATGATGGCCCCAAGAAGCCTCCGAAGGAGGTGACCTGCAAGAAATGCTTCCTTGGCGGTCACTATGCATCGACATGCGGAGGAGAGTCGTCTTACAAGCGTAAGCGCTAG